One Anser cygnoides isolate HZ-2024a breed goose chromosome 4, Taihu_goose_T2T_genome, whole genome shotgun sequence genomic region harbors:
- the MFHAS1 gene encoding malignant fibrous histiocytoma-amplified sequence 1: MAQTEPPKAARLWREAALRARKLRDEPEPEPEPEPEPDAGPPGGPPQPPAAAAATAGPRRPPPASALGELEALNLSGRGLEELPEEVGAALSGLRVLSLRRNRLCRLPAAALRHLGRLAELDLSHNRLRGLGDGGALAGLRGLRKLSLSHNELGAEGSGLPARLAELGRLEELDLSFNRLRRLPEGLGRLRHLRALDVDHNQLPSFPAPLLELAALEELDCSGNRHLGALPEGIAALRRLKILWLSGTGLAALPEGLCQLGALESLMLDGNQLRALPAGFGGLQRLKMLNLSSNLLGEFPAAILALPGLEELYLSRNQLTVLPSHLCQLRQLRTLWLDNNRIRYLPDSIVLLHSLEELVLQGNQIAILPEGFGQLSRVTLWKIKDNPLIQPPYEVCMKGIPYIAAYQQELAHSQPALKPRLKLVLMGPKDAGKTLLRRCLMEEDGQKEDLGSLDAGNTQPRGCPGQQQDVGRVPVVCCPFLEDSSSVRVPAVQQPEHFPVEQQDVPSHVPSHRGKGETPCPASSLDASQVPSGLGLSGSKGIEVMDWTADAERGLTFIVYELAGDPSYDVIQSFFLSPGALYVLVVNLSAYVPQRFYPSVGYFLHWLGSKVPHAVVCMVGTHADLCAERELEEKCLDIHHQIAQQEKRDAEGLQSLVQQVDEALGQDFDLRCSSPHTAFYGVSDKNLRRKKAQFQYLLNHRPQILSPVLPFSCRDRCQVRRLRDKLLSVAEHRDIFPNLHRVLPKSWQVLEELHFQPQAQQLWLSWWDSARLGLQAGLTEDRLQSALSYLHESGKLLYFEEHLTLREYVFHNLPRLIDILNVFCQQDATVLLQKLLSDTHIDELRATQLHHYVEGFLLHGLLPAHVIRLLLKPHIQSREDLQLILELLEKMGLCYCVNKPKCKPLNGAAAWYKFPCYVKNEVPHAEAWINGANLSGQSFVVEQLQIEYSFPFIFPPGLFARYSVQINSHVVQRSDGKYQIYAYRGKVPVVVSYRPARGALQPDTLSIASHASLPNIWTAWQAITPLVEELNVLLQEWPGLYYTVHVLCSKCLKRGSPNPHTFPGELLSQPRPEGLTEIICPKNGSERVNVALVYPPTPTVISPCSK, translated from the coding sequence ATGGCGCAGACGGAGCCCCCGAAGGCGGCGCGGCTGTGGCGTGAGGCCGCCCTGCGCGCACGGAAGCTGCGGGACGAGCCCGAGCCGGAGCCCGAGCCCGAGCCCGAGCCGGacgcggggccgccgggggggcccccgcagccccccgccgccgccgccgccaccgccgggccgcgccgcccgccgccggcctccgcgctgggggagctggaggcGCTGAACCTGAGCGGgcgggggctggaggagctgcccgAGGAGGTGGGCGCCGCCCTGAGCGGGCTGCGGGTGCTGAGCCTGCGGCGCAACCGGCTGTGccgcctgcccgccgccgccctgcgCCACCTGGGCCGCCTGGCCGAGCTCGACCTCAGCCACAACCGCCTGCGGGGCCTGGGCGACGGCGGGGCGctggcggggctgcggggcctgCGCAAGCTCAGCCTCAGCCACAACGAGCTGGGAGCGGAGGGCAGCGGGCTGCCCGCCCGCCTCGCCGAGCTGGGCCGCCTCGAGGAGCTCGACCTCAGCTTCAACCGCCTGCGGCGCCTGCCCGAGGGCCTGGGGCGCCTGCGGCACCTGCGCGCCCTCGACGTGGACCACAACcagctgccctccttccccgcGCCGCTCCTGGAGCTCGCCGCCCTGGAGGAGCTCGACTGCTCCGGCAACCGCCACCTCGGGGCCCTGCCCGAGGGCATCGCTGCCCTGCGCCGCCTCAAGATCCTCTGGCTGAGCGGCACCGGGCTGGCGGCCCTGCCCGAGGGCCTCTGCCAGCTGGGCGCCCTCGAGAGCCTCATGCTGGACGGCAACCAGCTGCGGGCGCTGCCCGCTGGCTTCGGCGGCCTGCAGCGGCTCAAGATGCTGAACCTTTCCTCCAACCTGCTGGGGGAGTTCCCTGCTGCCATCTTGGCGCTgccggggctggaggagctctACCTGAGCCGCAACCAGCTCACTGTGCTGCCTTctcacctctgccagctccGCCAGCTGCGCACCCTCTGGCTGGACAACAACCGCATCCGCTACCTGCCTGACTCCATCGTGCTCCTCCacagcctggaggagctggtCCTGCAAGGCAACCAGATTGCCATCCTGCCCGAGGGCTTTGGGCAGCTCTCCCGTGTCACCCTGTGGAAAATCAAAGacaatcccctcatccagccTCCCTACGAGGTCTGTATGAAAGGCATCCCCTACATTGCAGCCtaccagcaggagctggcccaCTCCCAGCCCGCCCTCAAGCCCCGCCTCAAGCTGGTCCTCATGGGCCCAAAGGATGCGGGCAAGACCCTGCTGAGGCGATGCCTCATGGAGGAGGATGGGCAGAAGGAGGACTTGGGGAGCCTGGATGCAGGCAACACCCAGCCCAGAGGTTgccccgggcagcagcaggacgttGGGAGAGTGCCAGTTGTGTGCTGCCCCTTCCTGGAGGACTCTTCCTCAGTGCGAGTGCCTGCTGTGCAACAGCCAGAACACTTCCCCGTTGAGCAGCAGGACGTTCCTTCTCATGTTCCCTCCCACCGAGGGAAAGGAGAAACGCCGTGCCCTGCATCGTCGCTGGATGCCTCCCAGGTACCATCAGGACTGGGACTGTCCGGCAGCAAGGGCATCGAGGTGATGGACTGGACAGCGGATGCGGAGAGGGGCCTGACGTTCATTGTGTATGAGCTGGCGGGAGACCCGAGCTATGACGTGATCCAGtctttcttcctgtctcctGGAGCCTTGTACGTGCTGGTGGTGAATCTGAGTGCCTACGTCCCTCAGCGCTTCTACCCCTCTGTGGGCTACTTCTTGCACTGGCTCGGTTCCAAGGTGCCCCATGCTGTGGTGTGTATGGTGGGAACCCACGCTGACCTCTGTGCGGAgcgggagctggaggagaagtGCCTGGACATCCACCACCAGATCGCTCAGCAGGAGAAGAGGGATGCTGAGGGCCTCCAGAGCTTGGTCCAGCAGGTGGATGAGGCTCTGGGACAGGACTTTGACCTGCGCTGCTCCAGTCCTCACACTGCCTTTTATGGGGTCTCGGACAAGAACTTGAGGCGGAAAAAAGCTCAGTTCCAGTACCTTCTCAACCACCGCCCGCAGATCCTCTCCCCGGTGCTGCCTTTCAGCTGCCGGGACCGCTGCCAGGTGCGTCGCCTGCGGGACAAGCTCCTCTCGGTGGCCGAGCACCGCGATATCTTCCCAAACCTGCACCGGGTCTTGCCCAAATCCTGGCaagtgctggaggagctgcactTCCAGCCGCAAGCTCAGCAGCTGTGGCTTAGCTGGTGGGACTCTGCCCGGTTGGGCTTGCAGGCGGGCCTGACAGAGGATCGGCTCCAGAGTGCCCTGTCCTACCTGCACGAGAGCGGGAAGCTGCTCTACTTTGAGGAGCACCTCACGTTGCGGGAGTACGTGTTCCACAACCTGCCGCGGCTTATTGACATCCTCAATGTTTTCTGCCAGCAGGATGCCACCGTGCTGCTCCAGAAACTGCTCAGTGACACCCACATCGACGAGCTGAGGGCCACTCAGCTCCATCACTACGTGGAGGGCTTCTTGCTGCATGGCCTCCTCCCCGCCCACGTTATCCGCCTCCTCCTTAAGCCCCACATCCAGAGCCGGGAGGATCTGCAGCTcatcctggagctgctggagaagatGGGGCTCTGTTACTGTGTCAACAAACCCAAATGCAAGCCCCTAAACGGTGCTGCTGCTTGGTACAAGTTCCCCTGCTACGTGAAAAACGAGGTGCCCCACGCAGAGGCGTGGATCAACGGTGCCAACCTGAGCGGGCAGTCGTTTGTGGTCGAGCAGCTGCAGATCGAGTACAGCTTTCCGTTCATTTTCCCGCCCGGCTTGTTCGCACGCTACAGCGTTCAGATCAACAGCCACGTGGTTCAGCGGTCGGATGGCAAGTACCAGATCTATGCCTACCGGGGAAAGGTGCCTGTGGTGGTGAGCTACCGGCCCGCCAGGGGGGCTCTACAGCCAGATACTCTGTCTATTGCTAGCCACGCGTCCCTACCAAATATCTGGACGGCCTGGCAAGCTATTACCCCGTTAGTGGAAGAACTGAATGTCCTGCTCCAAGAGTGGCCGGGCCTGTACTACACTGTGCACGTCCTCTGTTCAAAGTGCCTTAAAAGAGGGTCACCAAACCCGCACACTTTTCCAG